A single Desulfovibrio gilichinskyi DNA region contains:
- a CDS encoding methyl-accepting chemotaxis protein, with the protein MNLKDVKLGKKLGLGFAIILAIMIILGGTAIINMNLSSDGSNKLAKMYVPEVAEAIDVQKASMLTMHAMRGFTMSEDEAYWTESQKLLSELRNSHLKDAKKLADKFPQLEQLRENVVKATTAVEQYADLAAKTREIHEELQNNRSIMDESAQQFMKNAYLYLGDQNKKLSAQIASQGSPLTMNDRLIKITGINDVIDLGNNIRVMNFKAQAGSDLTILAEAIKKFPEIDEILNKLKAMTTQKEDLHALDLVKKEADDYHKAITSSYNDMDQLQKLNNRLDAAANQVIAAADATAEAGMSQTQRIANESADTLNMATWIIIFGLTAAILLGILVAIWLTKAITGPMTKGVIFATKVADGDLNQTLDIHQKDEAGQLARAMSKMVNNLKLKISEAEQKSNEADHESERARKAMIEAETAQNKAESGRQLILDAAKRLEKVVGKISTASEELAAQVEQSSHGAAIQTERVSETATAMEEMNATVLEVSRNASNAASESDKARDKAQEGSNVVAKAVNSIQDVQNQIGDLKKHMSSLGKQTDDIDSIMHVISDIADQTNLLALNAAIEAARAGDAGRGFAVVADEVRKLAEKTMTATQEVGEAIKNIQTGSRNSMDSMDKAVQMIDESTELAKLSGESLNEIVTLVNVTTDQVQAIAAAAEQQSATSEEINRAVEEINNISTETSTSMRQSATAVEELAKQSHELKNLVDEMVHN; encoded by the coding sequence GTGAACTTAAAAGATGTGAAGCTCGGCAAAAAGCTTGGACTTGGATTTGCAATTATTTTAGCAATAATGATAATACTTGGTGGCACTGCTATTATTAACATGAATTTATCCAGCGATGGTAGCAACAAACTTGCTAAAATGTATGTACCCGAGGTAGCCGAAGCCATTGATGTGCAAAAAGCCTCTATGCTAACAATGCATGCCATGCGTGGATTTACCATGTCTGAGGATGAAGCCTACTGGACAGAAAGCCAAAAATTGCTGTCTGAACTCAGAAACAGCCACTTAAAAGATGCTAAAAAATTGGCTGACAAGTTCCCGCAACTGGAACAACTTCGCGAAAATGTTGTAAAGGCCACAACTGCGGTGGAACAATATGCCGATTTGGCAGCCAAGACCCGAGAAATTCATGAAGAACTGCAAAATAACCGGTCAATCATGGATGAATCCGCTCAGCAGTTCATGAAAAATGCCTATCTGTATCTCGGAGACCAAAATAAAAAACTATCTGCGCAAATTGCCTCACAAGGCTCGCCGTTAACAATGAACGACAGATTGATTAAGATTACAGGTATCAATGACGTCATAGATCTTGGCAATAATATCCGGGTAATGAATTTCAAAGCACAGGCAGGAAGTGATCTGACAATACTTGCTGAAGCCATTAAAAAGTTCCCGGAAATAGATGAAATATTAAATAAATTAAAGGCCATGACAACACAGAAAGAAGACCTGCATGCCCTCGACCTTGTTAAAAAAGAAGCTGATGACTATCATAAAGCTATAACTTCTTCCTACAATGATATGGATCAACTTCAAAAACTGAACAATCGTTTAGATGCTGCCGCCAATCAAGTCATTGCCGCGGCTGATGCAACTGCTGAAGCTGGCATGTCTCAAACACAGCGCATCGCAAACGAGAGTGCGGACACTCTGAACATGGCCACGTGGATAATAATTTTCGGCCTCACTGCTGCAATTCTTTTGGGAATATTAGTAGCGATATGGCTTACCAAAGCCATAACCGGCCCCATGACCAAAGGTGTAATTTTCGCAACCAAAGTGGCCGATGGAGATCTGAACCAGACTTTAGATATCCACCAAAAAGATGAAGCAGGACAGCTCGCTCGGGCCATGTCAAAAATGGTGAACAATCTAAAACTGAAAATTTCTGAAGCTGAACAGAAGAGCAACGAAGCAGACCATGAATCGGAACGTGCCAGAAAAGCCATGATCGAAGCCGAAACAGCGCAAAATAAAGCTGAATCAGGCAGACAACTCATTTTAGACGCAGCTAAACGTTTGGAAAAAGTGGTTGGAAAGATATCTACCGCTTCCGAAGAACTGGCCGCGCAGGTAGAGCAATCCAGCCATGGCGCCGCGATTCAGACTGAACGAGTCAGCGAAACAGCAACAGCCATGGAAGAAATGAACGCAACCGTGCTTGAAGTCTCCAGAAACGCAAGCAATGCTGCCTCAGAATCCGACAAAGCCCGTGATAAAGCACAGGAAGGTTCAAACGTCGTCGCCAAGGCTGTAAATTCCATTCAGGATGTACAGAATCAGATTGGCGACCTGAAAAAACACATGTCCTCATTAGGTAAACAGACAGATGACATCGACAGTATCATGCATGTTATTTCTGACATTGCGGACCAAACAAACCTGCTGGCATTAAACGCAGCCATTGAAGCTGCCAGAGCAGGTGATGCAGGTCGCGGCTTTGCGGTGGTAGCGGATGAAGTTCGCAAGCTTGCTGAAAAAACTATGACGGCTACTCAGGAAGTAGGGGAAGCCATCAAAAACATACAGACAGGTTCACGCAACAGCATGGACAGTATGGACAAAGCAGTACAGATGATTGATGAAAGTACTGAACTGGCTAAACTTTCAGGAGAATCGCTTAATGAAATAGTGACGCTGGTAAACGTAACAACCGATCAGGTACAAGCCATCGCCGCCGCCGCTGAGCAGCAGTCTGCAACCAGCGAAGAAATCAACCGGGCAGTAGAGGAAATAAATAATATCTCTACCGAAACATCAACAAGCATGCGCCAGTCAGCTACTGCCGTAGAAGAACTTGCAAAACAGTCGCATGAACTCAAAAACCTTGTTGATGAAATGGTACATAACTAA
- a CDS encoding methyl-accepting chemotaxis protein yields MKYLLRIYVYGAIKGMVGHLQNVVSEIQAAADNVASGSEELSSSAQNMSQGATEQLQSTSSFFQINGEVHNIRRKGSMKALPQASRVRSKPVKSLPLSGNSGLSLDMDMEADNDFEKF; encoded by the coding sequence ATGAAATATTTGCTTCGTATTTATGTTTACGGTGCTATCAAAGGTATGGTCGGACATTTGCAAAATGTTGTCAGCGAGATTCAAGCCGCTGCCGACAATGTTGCTTCCGGCAGCGAAGAGCTTTCCTCTTCGGCTCAGAACATGTCCCAGGGTGCGACGGAACAACTTCAGTCAACATCGAGTTTTTTTCAGATTAACGGGGAAGTTCACAATATAAGAAGAAAAGGCTCTATGAAAGCCTTGCCCCAAGCCTCGAGAGTGAGATCTAAACCGGTCAAGAGTCTTCCGTTATCTGGGAATTCAGGATTAAGTCTGGATATGGATATGGAAGCTGATAATGATTTTGAGAAATTCTAA
- a CDS encoding mechanosensitive ion channel family protein, protein MKKIYIPALTIIIFLVTSIIPSQITSLLSVSTAQAEQQAYQDDPKDGLRDCFLSFQEDMINYEKGQLESKENIFDRLQLPEHINTGRAYSYLLKNAKQIFLVVQSLILDYETDIPDAPLDKDTAEITMYTEDQDPVTFELIKNAQGTWIFSAKTIESPEIYALYTRIHDRFLKLTRANMEGETFDINLMSPYKTMIRLRSGVMGRYGLTLDDAAQTLDLSEIEPALREDLGKTLAVRLYRILHFESPLNIEQLSVQPNTETIPVFLVDPGFGVISMHLITDTMGIKSWKFTPKSLEVVRNTYDDYIKSIIDKGNHPFIGKNLTIDVKFDDLIQSRFRYLKKELLGIDIWKFISLFILIILTPIVSWVISWISNGIMNVLRRKSPNNSLAAFTNQRVSRPLTVISIGYLWTSGLLFMITSEDGAAFLLVIMNIIMIIAEVWLATTVILVGAQLVAGSSKSQTGGTVVLVIGQVLKIIVIIIGITKIAGIFGQDSTRVIAALGISGVAIALAGKNTVENIFGTMMIVTTRPFAIGHFIIIEKIEGEVEHVGLRSTTIRTFYNSLVTVPNSHFITSPVDNMSKRDYRLFKTSIGVAYDTPPEKMIAFTEGLREIVMNSSKIDSKRPHIRVNDFGSSSIDIIVYLHLHVSNREEELILREKFILDAINLAKRLEIEFAFPSRTVYMRNEEMPSHQPMGGEQRAASLGREAASLLLKEQKDATENEKD, encoded by the coding sequence ATGAAAAAAATATATATACCCGCACTGACTATTATTATTTTCCTCGTTACCTCCATAATTCCTTCTCAAATAACGTCATTACTGTCTGTCAGCACAGCTCAAGCCGAACAGCAAGCTTACCAAGATGATCCTAAAGACGGATTAAGAGATTGTTTTCTTAGCTTTCAAGAAGATATGATCAACTACGAAAAAGGTCAGCTTGAAAGTAAGGAAAATATCTTCGATCGCTTACAGCTTCCCGAACATATTAATACAGGTCGAGCATATAGCTATTTGCTAAAGAATGCGAAGCAGATCTTTCTTGTCGTTCAAAGTCTCATTTTAGATTACGAAACCGACATTCCAGATGCTCCTTTGGACAAGGACACTGCAGAAATTACAATGTATACTGAAGATCAAGACCCAGTTACTTTTGAGCTGATCAAGAACGCACAAGGAACATGGATCTTCAGTGCCAAGACCATTGAATCTCCGGAAATATATGCATTGTACACACGCATTCATGACAGATTTCTAAAACTTACCCGAGCGAATATGGAGGGCGAAACTTTCGACATTAATTTAATGTCACCATATAAAACAATGATCAGACTTCGCTCCGGCGTTATGGGAAGATACGGACTGACTTTAGATGACGCGGCTCAGACCCTTGATTTGTCGGAAATTGAACCGGCACTTCGTGAGGACCTAGGTAAAACTCTTGCTGTTCGTCTGTACCGTATCCTTCATTTTGAATCGCCTCTTAACATCGAACAACTTTCAGTTCAGCCAAATACTGAGACCATCCCGGTATTCCTTGTTGACCCCGGTTTCGGCGTAATTTCCATGCATCTGATTACTGATACAATGGGTATTAAATCATGGAAGTTTACGCCTAAAAGTCTTGAGGTTGTCAGAAACACCTATGATGATTATATTAAAAGCATTATTGATAAAGGCAATCATCCATTTATCGGCAAAAATCTAACAATAGACGTAAAGTTCGATGACCTTATTCAGAGTAGATTCAGATACCTGAAAAAAGAATTACTCGGAATCGATATATGGAAATTCATAAGCCTGTTTATTCTCATTATTCTTACTCCAATTGTTAGCTGGGTTATCTCATGGATTTCTAATGGAATCATGAACGTACTGCGCAGAAAATCTCCTAATAACAGCCTTGCAGCTTTTACCAATCAACGTGTCTCCAGACCTCTAACAGTCATATCCATAGGCTATCTATGGACATCCGGATTGCTCTTTATGATAACCAGCGAGGATGGCGCCGCCTTCCTTTTAGTTATCATGAATATCATAATGATTATAGCCGAAGTCTGGCTCGCAACAACCGTTATTTTGGTGGGTGCCCAGTTGGTAGCAGGAAGTTCCAAATCCCAGACAGGCGGAACCGTGGTATTGGTGATTGGGCAGGTTTTAAAAATTATTGTCATTATCATTGGAATAACAAAGATAGCTGGCATATTTGGACAGGATTCAACCAGAGTAATTGCAGCTCTTGGTATCAGTGGTGTGGCAATCGCTCTTGCTGGGAAAAATACGGTGGAAAACATCTTTGGCACGATGATGATTGTCACAACTCGACCGTTCGCCATCGGCCATTTCATTATCATTGAAAAAATCGAAGGTGAAGTTGAACATGTCGGACTGCGTTCCACCACTATCCGTACTTTTTATAATTCCTTGGTAACCGTACCAAACTCTCACTTCATAACTTCGCCTGTAGATAATATGAGCAAGCGTGACTACCGGCTCTTCAAAACATCAATCGGAGTCGCCTACGATACTCCGCCGGAAAAAATGATTGCTTTCACTGAAGGGCTCCGCGAAATTGTTATGAATTCTAGCAAAATAGATAGCAAAAGACCTCATATCAGAGTAAACGATTTTGGATCGTCCTCCATCGATATTATTGTCTACTTGCACCTCCATGTTTCGAATAGAGAAGAAGAGCTTATACTTCGTGAAAAGTTCATTCTGGATGCAATCAATCTGGCGAAAAGGCTTGAGATCGAATTCGCATTCCCAAGTCGCACGGTATATATGCGAAACGAAGAAATGCCCAGCCATCAACCGATGGGCGGGGAGCAGCGTGCCGCGAGCCTGGGCAGAGAGGCAGCCAGCTTGCTGCTCAAAGAACAGAAAGATGCGACAGAAAATGAAAAGGATTAA
- a CDS encoding methyl-accepting chemotaxis protein: protein MNLKDVKLGKKLGLGFAAILTIMTVLGVTTIINMNIAGAGSNDLARMYIPEMSNAIEVQKTSLLTMHAMRGFTMSEDEAYWTESQKLLSELNTHLNDAKALSDKFPQLVELRKNVEKATAAVDQYASLATTTREIHDELKKARVIMDESAKKFMKSASEYLQGQNIKTSAQITAQASPEKLNLRLFKITSLNNVINIGNNIQINNFKAQAERDLTTLAETIKEFPKIDNILEEIKKVTTQEVDINSLNSIKEESGKYHNAMISFYDNMQKSRQLDLNREEAANQIIVAAQATTDTSLGQTQKVASKSAHDLEIATWVISIGLIVAALIGILVAIWLTKSITGPMTKGVIFATKVADGDLNQTLDIHQKDEAGQLALAMSKMVANLKLKISEAEQKSKEADHESKRATIAMTEAEAAKSKAESGRKVIIDAAKRLDIVVERMTTASEELAAQVEQASRGAKLQTERVSETATAMEEMNATVMEVSMNASNAAKESDKARGKAQEGSAVVGKAVNSIQNVQIQIGDLKGHMSSLGKQTDDIGSIMHVISDIADQTNLLALNAAIEAARAGDAGRGFAVVADEVRKLAEKTMDATHEVGEAIKNIQTGSHSSITSMDKAVQMIEESTELSKLSGESLTEIVALVNLTTDQVQAIATAAEQQSATSEEINRAVDEINSISSETSTSMGQSAIAVEELVRQSQELKILVEEMVHSED, encoded by the coding sequence ATGAACCTGAAAGATGTGAAGCTAGGCAAAAAATTAGGACTTGGATTTGCGGCAATTTTAACCATAATGACAGTACTCGGGGTTACAACCATTATCAATATGAATATAGCCGGTGCTGGAAGCAACGATCTTGCTAGAATGTACATTCCGGAGATGTCTAACGCCATCGAAGTGCAAAAAACATCTCTGCTAACTATGCATGCTATGCGCGGGTTTACTATGTCTGAGGACGAAGCCTACTGGACAGAAAGCCAAAAACTACTGTCTGAACTAAATACTCATTTAAATGACGCTAAGGCGTTATCTGACAAATTCCCACAACTGGTTGAGCTTCGTAAAAATGTTGAAAAAGCCACAGCTGCGGTAGATCAATACGCCAGTTTGGCAACCACGACCCGTGAGATTCACGACGAATTGAAAAAAGCACGTGTGATTATGGATGAATCAGCCAAAAAATTCATGAAAAGTGCATCTGAATACCTACAAGGTCAGAATATAAAAACATCCGCACAAATTACAGCCCAAGCCTCTCCTGAAAAGTTGAACTTGAGACTTTTTAAAATCACATCTCTCAATAATGTCATCAACATCGGAAACAATATTCAGATAAATAATTTTAAAGCACAGGCAGAACGTGACCTGACAACACTAGCTGAAACCATCAAAGAATTCCCTAAAATAGATAACATACTGGAGGAAATAAAGAAAGTTACAACACAGGAAGTAGACATTAATTCACTTAACAGTATTAAAGAAGAGTCTGGCAAATATCACAATGCCATGATTTCCTTCTACGACAACATGCAAAAATCCCGACAACTGGACCTTAACCGCGAAGAAGCCGCCAACCAAATAATTGTCGCTGCTCAGGCAACTACTGATACTAGCCTGGGCCAAACCCAAAAAGTCGCAAGCAAAAGTGCTCACGATCTGGAAATAGCCACATGGGTAATATCTATAGGACTTATAGTTGCAGCTCTTATAGGAATTCTGGTGGCGATATGGCTCACCAAATCCATCACAGGCCCCATGACTAAAGGTGTGATTTTCGCCACCAAAGTGGCTGATGGTGACTTGAACCAGACTTTAGATATCCACCAAAAAGATGAAGCAGGACAGCTTGCGCTGGCTATGTCAAAAATGGTGGCCAATCTAAAACTGAAAATTTCCGAAGCTGAACAGAAAAGTAAAGAAGCAGATCATGAGTCGAAGCGGGCCACGATAGCCATGACCGAAGCCGAAGCAGCAAAAAGCAAAGCGGAGTCCGGCCGCAAGGTCATTATAGACGCAGCAAAACGTCTGGATATAGTGGTGGAACGTATGACTACCGCCTCCGAGGAACTTGCCGCACAGGTTGAACAAGCCAGCCGTGGAGCAAAACTTCAGACTGAACGTGTCAGCGAAACAGCAACAGCCATGGAAGAAATGAATGCAACCGTGATGGAAGTATCCATGAACGCAAGCAACGCCGCTAAAGAATCTGACAAAGCCCGTGGCAAAGCACAGGAAGGCTCAGCGGTGGTCGGGAAGGCAGTTAATTCCATCCAGAACGTACAGATTCAGATTGGTGACCTAAAAGGACATATGTCTTCCTTAGGCAAGCAAACAGATGATATCGGCAGCATTATGCATGTTATTTCTGACATTGCTGACCAGACCAATCTGCTGGCTTTAAACGCAGCCATTGAAGCAGCTAGAGCCGGTGATGCCGGTCGTGGTTTTGCGGTAGTCGCAGATGAAGTACGCAAACTAGCTGAAAAAACCATGGATGCGACTCACGAAGTAGGTGAAGCCATCAAGAACATTCAGACAGGTTCACACAGCAGTATAACCAGCATGGACAAAGCCGTGCAAATGATCGAAGAAAGTACAGAACTGTCCAAACTTTCAGGAGAATCTCTCACTGAAATAGTAGCACTGGTAAACCTAACAACCGATCAGGTACAAGCCATCGCCACCGCCGCCGAGCAGCAGTCTGCGACCAGCGAAGAAATAAACCGGGCCGTAGACGAAATAAACAGTATTTCGAGCGAAACATCAACAAGCATGGGCCAGTCAGCTATTGCCGTAGAAGAATTAGTAAGGCAGTCACAAGAACTCAAAATCCTTGTTGAGGAAATGGTACATAGCGAAGATTAA
- a CDS encoding transporter substrate-binding domain-containing protein, producing MPKFFYTLLICALVLIPALNCQARSFDEIVTSGTLRVGTTGDYKPFSFNNAGKYEGFDIAVADSFAHSLGLKLELVETTWSTLMGDLKADKYDIGMSGITRTIARQKEARFSQGYVMFGKTILVNKVNESRFKSLADVDQKGVRIGVNPGGTNEKFVKANIKNAEIVMFKSNLDIPLAVADKKVDVMITDSVEALYYAATNKKLSAPIANDPFTRSELGYLMPADAERLQDTINFMMDQMILKGEMASLKKQYLHIGK from the coding sequence ATGCCCAAATTTTTTTATACTTTATTGATTTGTGCTTTAGTACTTATCCCCGCTCTGAACTGTCAGGCCCGCAGCTTTGATGAAATTGTTACCAGCGGAACACTACGTGTTGGAACAACTGGGGACTACAAGCCGTTTTCATTTAACAATGCAGGCAAATACGAAGGGTTTGATATTGCGGTAGCAGATAGTTTTGCCCACAGCCTGGGTCTTAAACTTGAACTGGTGGAAACAACCTGGAGCACCCTTATGGGTGATTTGAAGGCAGACAAATATGATATAGGTATGAGCGGAATAACCAGAACTATAGCTCGTCAGAAGGAAGCACGATTTTCACAGGGTTACGTAATGTTTGGCAAAACTATTCTGGTTAACAAGGTTAACGAATCCCGCTTTAAATCTCTTGCCGATGTTGACCAAAAAGGAGTTCGCATCGGAGTTAATCCCGGCGGAACAAATGAAAAGTTTGTTAAAGCAAATATTAAAAATGCTGAAATTGTAATGTTTAAATCAAATCTGGATATCCCTCTGGCTGTTGCCGATAAGAAGGTTGATGTAATGATTACTGACAGCGTTGAAGCACTTTATTACGCAGCAACCAATAAAAAATTGTCAGCTCCCATAGCAAATGATCCTTTCACTCGTTCTGAATTAGGATACCTGATGCCAGCTGATGCTGAACGTCTTCAAGATACTATTAATTTCATGATGGACCAGATGATTCTTAAAGGTGAAATGGCTTCTCTTAAAAAGCAGTATCTCCATATTGGAAAATAA
- a CDS encoding malate synthase G, whose amino-acid sequence MVEHITVDGLRVAKPLYELVENKIIPGTGISSCTVFWKELQYILTDMMPRNRELLEKREELQARIDKWHLSRKGQAHDAAAYKKFLYDIGYILPEGEPFSIETEGVDPELATIAGPQLVVPITNARYALNAVNSRWGSLYDALYGTDVIPEDGGAEKGKSYNPVRGHKVMEYASGFLDKAIPLADAKHADVVEYKVALNGKTEFSVVLKDGSEAVLADSEQFIGYAQNGSLLLFRNNGLHIEIHIDAENIIGRDHPAGVKDVVMEAAVTTIQDCEDSVAAVDGEDKALAYSNWLGLIRGDLETTFLKGGKEVARRMAADREYTGLNGSTFSLPGRSMLLIRNVGLLMTTDAVMLADGTEIPEGILDAMMTGLIALHDIKKLGRFQNSKTGSVYIVKPKQHGPEEVAFTCELFARVERALGMAAGAMKIGVMDEERRTTVNLKECIRAAKDRIIFINTGFLDRTGDEIHTSMEAGPMVCKADMKNARWMTNYEDWNVDVGLACGFSGKAQIGKGMWAMPDRMREMVETKQGHPLAGANCAWVPSPTAAVLHAMHYHAVDVFKQQAKLSGSPRATLDDLLTIPLLEGVLTPEVVQREVENNCQGILGYVVRWVEQGIGCSKVPDINDVGLMEDRATLRISSQYLANWLHHGLCTEAQVMKALQQMAAVVDRQNEGDPHYHNMAPDYEKSIAFKAACDLIFKGCKQPSGYTEPILHAKRREVKAAK is encoded by the coding sequence ATTGTGGAGCATATTACAGTTGACGGACTCAGGGTTGCCAAACCTTTGTATGAGCTGGTTGAAAATAAAATTATACCGGGGACAGGAATTTCTTCATGCACTGTTTTTTGGAAAGAGTTGCAATATATTCTGACTGATATGATGCCTCGGAACAGGGAATTGCTGGAGAAGCGCGAAGAGCTGCAAGCCCGTATTGATAAGTGGCATTTATCCCGCAAAGGGCAGGCTCATGATGCTGCTGCGTATAAAAAATTTCTTTATGATATCGGGTACATTCTTCCTGAAGGTGAGCCTTTCAGCATAGAAACAGAAGGGGTGGACCCTGAACTGGCAACCATTGCCGGACCGCAGCTTGTGGTGCCGATTACCAATGCCCGCTACGCGCTGAACGCTGTCAATTCCCGCTGGGGTAGTCTTTATGACGCTCTTTACGGGACCGACGTGATACCTGAAGATGGCGGCGCAGAAAAAGGTAAGAGTTACAATCCCGTTCGTGGTCATAAGGTTATGGAATACGCTTCTGGTTTTTTGGATAAAGCAATACCGCTTGCTGATGCTAAACATGCTGATGTTGTGGAATACAAAGTCGCTTTGAATGGAAAGACTGAGTTCAGTGTAGTGCTGAAAGACGGATCTGAAGCCGTGCTTGCTGATTCTGAGCAGTTTATAGGGTACGCGCAGAATGGTTCTTTACTCCTTTTCCGTAATAACGGGCTGCATATTGAAATTCATATTGATGCGGAAAATATTATCGGGCGCGATCATCCTGCCGGAGTAAAAGATGTTGTTATGGAAGCCGCAGTTACCACCATTCAGGATTGCGAGGATTCCGTTGCCGCTGTGGATGGTGAAGATAAAGCTCTGGCGTACAGTAACTGGCTGGGACTTATCCGCGGTGATCTTGAAACAACTTTTTTAAAAGGCGGTAAAGAGGTTGCACGCCGTATGGCTGCGGACCGTGAGTATACCGGACTGAATGGATCTACTTTTTCATTGCCCGGTCGGTCTATGTTACTGATTCGTAATGTAGGGCTGCTCATGACAACCGATGCAGTGATGCTTGCCGACGGAACTGAAATTCCTGAAGGTATACTTGATGCTATGATGACCGGGCTTATTGCTCTGCACGATATAAAAAAACTGGGCCGTTTTCAAAACAGTAAAACCGGAAGTGTTTATATCGTTAAGCCCAAGCAGCATGGACCGGAAGAAGTCGCCTTTACCTGCGAACTTTTTGCAAGAGTTGAGAGAGCTCTGGGCATGGCTGCAGGGGCTATGAAAATCGGGGTTATGGACGAAGAGCGGCGTACTACTGTTAATCTTAAAGAATGTATCCGTGCGGCAAAAGATCGGATTATTTTTATCAATACCGGATTCCTTGACCGCACAGGTGATGAAATCCATACCAGCATGGAAGCCGGTCCCATGGTTTGTAAAGCGGACATGAAAAATGCACGCTGGATGACCAACTATGAAGACTGGAATGTTGATGTTGGGCTTGCCTGCGGTTTTTCCGGCAAAGCGCAAATAGGCAAGGGCATGTGGGCCATGCCGGATCGCATGCGCGAAATGGTGGAAACCAAACAAGGGCATCCGCTTGCCGGAGCCAATTGTGCATGGGTTCCTTCGCCTACTGCTGCGGTATTGCATGCCATGCATTACCATGCCGTGGATGTATTCAAGCAACAAGCTAAACTTTCCGGATCACCCAGAGCGACTCTTGACGATCTGCTGACTATACCTCTTTTGGAAGGTGTTTTGACTCCGGAAGTCGTGCAGCGTGAGGTTGAAAACAATTGTCAGGGTATTCTTGGTTATGTGGTCCGCTGGGTCGAGCAGGGCATCGGTTGCTCCAAGGTTCCGGATATCAATGATGTGGGACTCATGGAAGACCGGGCAACTCTGCGAATTTCGAGTCAGTATCTGGCTAACTGGTTGCACCATGGGCTCTGCACCGAAGCTCAGGTTATGAAGGCTTTGCAACAGATGGCCGCTGTGGTTGACCGCCAGAATGAAGGCGATCCTCATTACCATAATATGGCTCCTGACTATGAAAAGAGCATTGCTTTTAAGGCCGCCTGCGACCTTATTTTTAAAGGCTGCAAACAGCCTAGCGGCTATACCGAGCCTATTTTGCATGCCAAACGGCGTGAAGTTAAGGCTGCTAAGTAG
- a CDS encoding DUF1425 domain-containing protein — protein MVTLRGIAVFLLLSVLMVCMTGCVIEGKTHSSDVNTNSNVYKLSPRATVIYAGKYLPEDITVSVPAFEKSGALTKAVFVLQNLTDGNIVLEYRVEWKKESGFPMRITDAWDIVHIAPASIATLASVGDDAEAYSVIIKIRYPENN, from the coding sequence ATGGTTACTTTGAGAGGAATAGCGGTATTTTTGCTTTTGAGCGTCTTGATGGTCTGTATGACAGGTTGCGTGATTGAGGGGAAGACGCACAGTTCAGATGTTAATACTAATTCTAACGTATACAAACTCTCTCCACGGGCAACGGTTATATATGCTGGTAAATATTTGCCAGAAGACATTACTGTTAGTGTTCCAGCGTTTGAAAAATCAGGAGCCTTAACCAAGGCCGTTTTTGTTTTGCAGAACTTGACAGATGGTAATATAGTTCTTGAATATCGTGTCGAGTGGAAAAAGGAGTCCGGGTTTCCTATGAGAATTACGGATGCATGGGATATTGTACATATTGCTCCTGCAAGTATTGCGACGTTAGCAAGTGTTGGTGACGATGCTGAAGCGTATAGTGTAATAATTAAGATTAGATATCCCGAAAACAATTAG